The following nucleotide sequence is from Vicia villosa cultivar HV-30 ecotype Madison, WI unplaced genomic scaffold, Vvil1.0 ctg.000004F_1_1_2_unsc, whole genome shotgun sequence.
GACAGGTTCAAAGATTGCGTTGCTAAAACAAGCTATGAGTTTTGTCATACAGAATCTAAGTTCCTCAGACCGTCTTTCTATCGTTGTGTTCGCCTCTACAGCCCGCCGCATTTTCCCTCTACGACGGATGAATGATGCTGGACGCGAGCAGGCATTGCGTGTAGTTAACACTTTGGCTCCAACTGGTGGAACAGATATTGCTGCAGGATTGGAGAAAGGGGTCAAGGTATTTGTTGACCGTCGTTGGAAGAATCCAGTGTGCGGTATCATGTTACTAACTGATGGACAAGATACCCATAATATATGTGTCCCGACTCGTAGTGGAGAAGGTTATCAGTCACTTGTTCCGAATTCCATTCATCGTAATAACGGTGAAGGTTTGAACATACCAGTGCATGCATTTGGTTTTGGTGTTGATCATGATGCTACTTTGATGCATTCCATCTCAGAGATTTCTGGGGGCACATTTTCCTTTATTGAAGCTGAGGAAGTGATTCAGGATGCGTTCGCTCAGTGTATTGGGGGACTATTGAGTGTGGTGGTTCAAGATCTACATGTAGAAGTTCGGTGCGCTCAGTCTCGTTTGCAACTTAACTCGGTAAAAACAGGAAGTTACGAAAGTACATTGACTAACAATGCAGGAATGGCTTCTATAAAGGTAGGAGATTTGTATGCTGAAGAAGAAAGAGACTTTTTAGTGACACTCAATATTCCAGTTGAGGAATCTAGTGATGAGATGTCATTGTTGACCGTTACATGTCTCTATAGTAACCCTATCACAAAAGTGGAGGGTTTGGATGTAACAAGTGAAGTGAAGATTCAGAGACCTAATGAGGCTAGAGATCCAGTTGTATCAATAGAAGTAGATAGGCAAAGGAATAGACTAAATGCCGCCGAGGCAATGGCTGAGGCTAGAGTCAAAGCTGAGTGCGGTGATTTGACTACGGCCATTTCTGTCCTTGAAACATGTCACAGGGAATTATCTCAAACTCTTTCTGCTCAAGCCGGAGATCCGTTATGTGTTTCTCTATCTGCTGAACTAAAGGAGATGCAGGAGAGAATGGCAAATCAACATGTTTATGAACATTCTGGAAGAGCTTATGTATTATCAGGGATGAGCTGTCATTTAGGGCAAAGAGCAACTGCAAGAGGTGATTCCACAGACTCCAACAGCTTTGTGCAATCATACCAAACTTCTGTCATGGCTGACATGGTTACTCGTTCCCAAACCTTTCTCGTTGGGGCTCCACAATCTGAAAACATTCTACGACCGAGGACTCAACAATCTGAAAATATTCTACGATCTACTAAATCTTCTAATGGCAGGaaacaaagaaaataataatgGGAATTTTACTGTTCTGTAGAGATTTAGTTCTCTTCTTTTATCCTAATTTTAAAGTTAGATAGATAGTAGGAAGGAAAGGAAATTATTTTAGGCATTCTAAATTGTAAATGCTCAATGAGATATTCTTCTGATTCTTTTTTATTAGTGGTGCTCTTCCTTTTGTTAACTATGTACCTTGGTGTTTGCTGGTTTTACAAATACAATAGTCTTTTGTTTCAGGTGATTTTTTTGTTCCATTCCAGTAGCATACATTAAAGTATGTTCTTTTATTAGTTGATTCGATACAAAAAGCAGCTCTGGATTCTAATTGGATACAATGATGTCAAAATGTTCATTTTAACATGGCATGATTGCTATTGTCATATCTTTTAGTGTATGGCATTGCTATTGACACACTTATTATTCTATGTTGTCAATAATAGCTGCTAAAGCAGAATAGCATAGCGGTGGTGGTAGCATTTGGTGCGACACTTTTGCCTGCTAGTTGATATCAACTAGCGGCCACTTATTGCGACTCCTAACCACTGTCGTGTCTGATCTTGCGTCCTCTATTAGAATTTTGGGGATAAATTatgcaaatttattttttaagattataaatttcaatccaaatcctTTTAAGAGTAATGTTATGTTGTTCGCAAACAATCATTCTTATCTTCTTCCTATTTTTAGTTCAATTATGTTTTGTTCTTTATTTGGGTTTTATTTCAATCGTCTATTTTTAGTTCAGTTATGGtttattcttcttctttatttaagttttatttatttatactttAGGTTTTTAACTATTAAGTATCATGATATTTATAGACTGGTTTTTAATCTTTGCATTAACAGCTATTCTGCTATACCCCTATAGCATTTTAGGGAGTTAGTACTATGCAAACACTATCCGAGATTAAACATGGTTATCAATTGCACAATTTATTATTTTAGCATCTCCTTTTGTTTCTTTTGGGCCAGTGGATCATTCCTCTTGTTTCCCTATCATTTTACACACACTTCACTGGGAAATTCCTCATATTTCCAGGTTTTAATTCTTGCTGCACCACCTAGAATTTGAACTTGCCAGCAAGTATGCAGGGTATTTTTCGTAATTGacaaaaaagcaaaagaaatcaatctaCTGCTGATTTAACATATCTGGAAGGTGTTAAAGGGCCCTTTTCAGCAAGCCAAGTGACTGCTTTCAGAAAGGTGGTAACTTGAATGATCATTTCCTCATTGGTGTGGTTAAGGTTTTAAAGGATATTACCTGTTATATAGAGTTTAGCCATGCTAGTTCTTctccaaattattttcttatctGTTAACCAACATTGATGTTTAAGGAATTCCTATTTTACTTTCATTTTGTGATTATAACATGCAGGATGGTGAAGATGACTTCCCTCCAATTACTTTAAATTTTCTCTGTTTTTCTACTATATTTCACTTCAGTTAAATGAACTAGTTTCTTAATACTTCTTTCCAAAACAAGGAAAGCagtaagaaaacaaaattttctttTGCTTTCTAAGAGATGCTAATCATTTTGCTCTCTTATAATTTTCACTACTTCtgctaaaacaacttcaaattctaGCATTTGTCGTGACACTTTCAGTGCAACTCCTCATTGTCAAGAGTTTGCAGAGGGAAACAAAGATATGTTCTTTTGGTAATTGTTAGTTCCATTCTTCCTTTCCTATGCTTTGGAGTATATGGAAGCTAATTGTCAACCAGTCCGTAAAGGAAGTTCTACACTTCTAACAGCTCATTACCTATATTTATTGTCGAGGAATTTGAATGTACGTGTTCTCCTTCTATTGAACCTTTAATGTTTAAGCTCTAAACTCATGACACTGTCACTTGTGGATTGGTGTTAGTTTAAGGGTCCATTCCATACAGTGTGTATAGGCTAAACATTCATTTCTTCCTTCTTATCCTATTTCCTTATTTACATTCACAAATCACAAAGTTGTGGTCAGATAAAAAGAAGATCCTATCTCCTTATTCAGTATGAAATGACTAACATTTTTTTCTCTGCTTTGCTCTAGTACTCTTTCTGGATAACTTGATTGCAATTTTTCTTTATGCTTTGGACTGGTTCatatattgtttaaaaaaaatgatgattGGATCAAGGAGAATTTGAAGGCTTACTCTGTCCCCTTAACAGGTTCACCATATGCCTCTTCCTTTATTTTTTGCCAATATTAATGTTGGTCTTTACTACAAGATAAGGATACGTTTTGAGTTTTTCTCGGCATCATGTTAAAGAGCTCAGTATATGTGGATtgatagtatttattttaaatattgaaaCTTGTGTTGCTCTTGTTTATTCATACTTTAAACATATTGAAGCCATTAATAGGTCAA
It contains:
- the LOC131621461 gene encoding E3 ubiquitin-protein ligase WAV3-like is translated as NLYDTCLLNKIVPFPLFFSHDQPLSFSNTYHCCLNYSQSLQENFLIKFYISVNQLSLTLALWVLFFSHFLLLLHLQGVCAICLNAMKPGQGQAIFTAECSHSFHFQCITSNVRHGNQICPVCRSKWKEVPFPNTASNVSHDASQPRADTWSGILRRLSSSRQNGTVRPSSPRHSHNITEPAIFDDDDELLDQQTLVTPHVNDVDHSIENTMEITTYPEVSAVSKSDSHENFTVLVHLKAPPHPHKDNSDRSNVESSVETSRAPVDLVTVLDVSGSMTGSKIALLKQAMSFVIQNLSSSDRLSIVVFASTARRIFPLRRMNDAGREQALRVVNTLAPTGGTDIAAGLEKGVKVFVDRRWKNPVCGIMLLTDGQDTHNICVPTRSGEGYQSLVPNSIHRNNGEGLNIPVHAFGFGVDHDATLMHSISEISGGTFSFIEAEEVIQDAFAQCIGGLLSVVVQDLHVEVRCAQSRLQLNSVKTGSYESTLTNNAGMASIKVGDLYAEEERDFLVTLNIPVEESSDEMSLLTVTCLYSNPITKVEGLDVTSEVKIQRPNEARDPVVSIEVDRQRNRLNAAEAMAEARVKAECGDLTTAISVLETCHRELSQTLSAQAGDPLCVSLSAELKEMQERMANQHVYEHSGRAYVLSGMSCHLGQRATARGDSTDSNSFVQSYQTSVMADMVTRSQTFLVGAPQSENILRPRTQQSENILRSTKSSNGRKQRK